A region from the Hydra vulgaris chromosome 10, alternate assembly HydraT2T_AEP genome encodes:
- the LOC100208569 gene encoding ELMO domain-containing protein 2 codes for MDYILSILHIYSKFGPTSRSLVKSILRLITGKCELERICEMKFNGEVIYGYKQCCEVENSLYCSKNDAIRKILVSDKMKTKTAMETIMRVKRIIPEKNETFVKSMPYLLCKIISYNALLNEVDLIRSIQYDETNDEHENSLKKLWCLIKKDDELMERHTSRWNEIGFQGTNPATDFRGMGILGLKNMIYLLEKKETIGMKIYGQSNHPQYGFSFAIMAINFTSTCFDLLRSGRLKGYIYNLQEVDYSLESFQLFFTEIFEEFSDYWVMRRPPNIMSFSEIKKDYMIEVERRLNTGKW; via the coding sequence ATGGattatatattatctattttaCACATTTATTCTAAATTTGGTCCTACATCTCGTTCTTTGGTGAAATCTATATTAAGGTTGATAACTGGAAAATGTGAATTGGAAAGAATATGTGAAATGAAGTTTAATGGTGAAGTAATTTATGGGTACAAGCAATGCTGCGAAGTTGAAAACAGTCTTTATTGTTCTAAAAATGATGCTATACGAAAAATATTGGTTTCtgataaaatgaaaacaaaaacagcaatGGAGACAATAATGAGAGTGAAGCGTATAATTCCAGAAAAAAATGAGACATTTGTTAAATCCATGCCATACTTATTGTGCAAAATAATAAGCTATAATGCATTATTGAATGAAGTAGACTTAATACGAAGTATTCAATATGATGAAACTAATGACGAGCATGAAAATTCACTTAAAAAACTTtggtgtttaataaaaaaagatgatgaACTGATGGAGAGGCATACTTCAAGATGGAATGAAATTGGGTTTCAAGGTACGAATCCAGCAACAGATTTTCGAGGGATGGGTATTTTAGGATTAAAGAACATGATTTATCTTCTTGAAAAGAAGGAAACAATTGGAATGAAGATTTATGGGCAATCAAACCATCCACAGTATGGATTTTCCTTTGCAATTATGGCTATAAACTTTACAAGCACATGTTTTGATTTGTTACGAAGTGGAAGGTTAAAAGGATATATCTATAATTTACAAGAAGTTGATTATTCTCTTGAGTCATTTCAGTTgttttttactgaaatattTGAAGAATTTTCTGATTACTGGGTAATGAGACGGCCTCCAAATATTATGTCAtttagtgaaattaaaaaagattatatgaTAGAGGTTGAGAGGAGACTAAATACAGGGAAATGGTAG
- the LOC105844534 gene encoding uncharacterized protein LOC105844534 translates to MDNIMDKASLNVVLAFHSYTKYPCFDGLVSVIMAANFYKNNNIFYIPYWRTNESFQKIKKVVMHLGTKNTMIIYMDCSPELIEEVDFLSSILHKTKVLVIDHHSVSKSSKMNVLQQFSNFTYIFDQNRCSSIISYDLFKFKEEADSSMKNLLSFVQFTDYDGQSVDIAGKSLAFSLAEKTIQKTLLNFPYLKQNVDKITSIKMELYYLLRYITPSSKDWEFLYSEEQYKMEIFNEKFNSYLSYCFSILSGNNDKIYCEEFINNFIELTDKLVLTLNNANTRNFEVIGGINSRILIVYLDISKFGRNLEPLTKDAMIKTGSNFAIIINPPTHLKDGTLMYYLSLRRVNENFDARDLAELLKSKCGSNIGGGHPWASGVTFNQEQYDCFKDIFITERNETLA, encoded by the coding sequence ATGGATAATATTATGGATAAAGCGAGTTTAAATGTTGTCTTGGCTTTTCATTCATACACAAAATACCCATGCTTTGACGGGCTGGTTTCGGTGATAATGGcagcaaatttttataaaaataataacatattttatataccaTACTGGAGAACCAATGaaagctttcaaaaaataaaaaaagtggtaATGCATCTCGGTACAAAAAACACAATGATTATATACATGGATTGCTCCCCAGAACTTATAGAAGAGGTTGATTTCTTGTCGAGTATATTACACAAAACAAAGGTGCTAGTAATTGACCATCATTCTGTgtcaaaaagttcaaaaatgaATGTGCTGCAACAGTTTTCAAATTTCACTTATATTTTTGATCAAAATCGATGTTCCAGCATTATATCGTACGATCTGTTCAAATTCAAAGAAGAAGCTGATTCCTCAATGAAAAATCTCCTTTCTTTTGTTCAGTTTACTGATTATGATGGTCAAAGTGTTGACATCGCTGGTAAGTCTCTCGCTTTCAGTCTTGCcgaaaaaacaattcaaaaaactttactaaatttTCCCTATCTCAAacaaaatgttgataaaataacCAGTATCAAGATGGAACTCTACTATCTTTTACGTTATATTACACCAAGTTCAAAAGATTGGGAATTTCTATACTCCGAAGAGCAatataaaatggaaatttttaatgaaaaatttaatagttaccTATCATACTGCTTTTCTATACTTTCTGGAAATAACGATAAAATTTACTGCGAAgagtttataaacaattttattgaacTAACAGATAAACTGGTATTGACATTAAATAACGCCAACACAAGAAATTTTGAAGTCATTGGTGGCATCAACAGTCGTATTTTAATCGTATATTTAGATATTTCAAAGTTCGGAAGAAACCTAGAACCGCTTACAAAAGACGCAATGATAAAGACAGGATCGAATTTTGCTATAATAATAAATCCACCAACGCATTTAAAAGATGGTACTCTAATGTATTACTTATCATTAAGAAGAGTTAACGAAAACTTTGATGCACGCGACTTAGCGGAGTTACTTAAGAGTAAGTGTGGTAGCAACATTGGTGGAGGACACCCGTGGGCTAGTGGCGTAACATTCAACCAAGAGCAATATGATTGTTTCaaggatatttttataacagaaaGAAACGAGACACTTGCATAA